The genomic region GGGGCCCGATGAAGTCCAGTTTCTTGGAAGCAATGACAATGTCAACTTTGTTGTCCTCGGCAACTATCCTTTCAACCGCTTAAGCAACGCTGAACAGGTTTATACCCTTACGGCAACAAATGCTTTTCGTTATTTCCAGGTGAAGCAAATTAGGGGACCGAAGAATTATGTTGTAATGGGTGAGTTCGATGTCACCGCTAAATTTTAGAAAAAGGATTTAGAAAAATTGTCGCTGAAAAGGCAGTGAATAGTTTTCAGCATTTTTCTTGAAATTAGAATGCCAACTTTTAAAATAAGAGTTGGCATTCTTGTTTATTGCTACCTGTGCGCAATATATAAATAGTCGCAGTTGGAATAACTTGCCAGGCGATCAATATTGAATTGTAAATTCCTGACTAGACAATCACTAAAATCTACTTTCTATCCTTTGTTGCAATAAGCTAGTACCGTTGATGATGGATTAATGGTTAGACAAAAAAAGGAGCAATCCAATGGATCGCTCCTAAATAATTATCACTATCAATTTTATTTTAATTCCTGAAGCCTAGTTAATGCCTCTAGATAATAATAATCTGCGTAGGAAAGTGGTACATCTACTTCTGAATTATGTGGCAAGCTTCCTACACTGTGCTTTAAAAGAAACCCACCGTTCGTTTTGTAATCAGCAAAATATTCAGGGCTAGATAAATTCTTTAGGCTTTGTTTTGCAAAATTTAAGAACAACGTTTTGTCGCTGCCTTTCGAAAAAGTAGAGAGTTCTATTAAAGCTGACGCGACTATTGCTGCAGCCGATGCATCCCTCGGTACAGGAGAGATATTTCTTCCTGTGAAGTCAACATCTGATTTAAACCCTGCTTGATGAGCATTAAAGTCCCAATTTGGAATTTTATCTGAAGGAAGGTTTGGATGATTTATGTAAAATTTCGCAGCATTTTGGGCAGTTTTTAAATATTCGGTTTTCTTTGTTTCCCTATACATCATTGTAAACCCATATATTGCCCATGCCTGTCCACGTGCCCAAGTCGAATTATCAGCATAGCCTTGATTTGTTTGACGGTGTAAAGCTTTTCCGTTCTTATCATAATCAACAACATGATAAGTGCTGTAATCTGGGCGGAAATGATATTTCATCGTTTGGTTGGCATGGCTGATCGCTACTTCCTTATATTTAGGGTCACCTGTTATATCTGAAGTATAGCACAACATCTCCAAATTCATCATGTTGTCGATAATAACGGGGTATTTCCATATGGTCTTATTGTCCCAGGCTTTCTTTTCATTCCATGACTTGATAACTCCAACCTTTTCATCAAATCTTTTCAATGCAGTGTTCGACGAATGGATAATAATATCTTTATATGCTTTTACCTTCGCTGGATCTTTTGAATATTTAATTGCATTACCATAGGAACAATACATGACAAAACCAATATCATGATGTTGGTCTAAATCTTTGGCTTTTTCTAATTTTTCTGTCCATTTAATTGCTTCAGCTTTTGTATTTTCATTTGCCGTTTGATGGTATAAATACCATAATGAACCTGGGAAAAATCCTCCAGTCCAATCCCACTCGTCTGTACCTACAAGTTTTCCCTCTTTAGTCGTTCGCGGGAATTTGTTCAACGCATCGGCTTCTTTGGTTAAGTAATTATATTGTCTGTCGGCTTTCTTGAAAATTTCAGGAATGAAACCCTCTTGATGCGGTTTCATACTGAACAACAATACTGAGACCGAAGCAGCTATTAACGAAGTGATTTTGATTCTCATATCTGATGGTTCTAATAAGTTACGTAATAATCTTTTAGAAATTATGCCATTAAATATTACTGAGGAGTTTCCCAACCCGATAAATTCGGCCGAAATATCATGGTTATACTACATTAACAATTAGGATTAAATAATGTTATAAATCACATCTACCAATTTTAATAATGAAATATTTTTTTGACTATTCTTAAAATACTGTTTCTTGGATTAACAATTTTAAATGCTCAAAATCCAACGTTGGGGAAAAACTATATTATTAGTAAGCAACCATTAAGGCCTTATAAGTCATTTGTTGAAATAACTGGTAAGCCAGCAGATTCAGTTCGCACACAAATTATATATTTTGATGGTTTGGGTCGCCCTGCACAAATAGTTGGTTGGCAGGCAAGCCCATTAAAAAAAGATTTAATTCAATATTTTGAATATGACAGCATTGGAATGGAACGGTTTGAATATCTGCCCTATGCAGATCAAAGCGGAAATACTGGGAGTTTCAAAAGTAACGCAAAGTTAAATCAATCTGCATATTATAGTTCTGGAAGCTGGGATGTTTCTGTGACGAAAACATCAAAGCCCTATGCTGAAACAATTTATGAGAACAACACACTTAAAAGGATAAAACAACAGGGGTTTCCTGGAGAGGCATGGCAACCTTCAAATACGAGAGGTGCGACTGGTCGGACTTTGGTCTATGAATATTCAACAAATTTAGACGATGGGATTGAAGGGGTAAAACTGTGGAAAATCAAGTCTGGAAACTCGGGTGCTGAATCAATAAAAAATTATCCCGCTGGATCGTTATATAAGACAACCTATAAAGATGAAAACTGGATGTCAGGTAAATCCGGGATAAGAGAAAAATTTATTGATTTCAAAGGTCAATTGGTATTAAATCGTGTATGGAAAAATGACACAAAAAAAATAGACACATATTATGTCTATGATGATTTCGGAAATTTACGATATGTAATCCCTCCAATTTTTCCAGGCAATATTTATTCGGAATCAGACTTGGTCTTTAAAGAACAGATTTACGCCTATAAGTATGACAGCCGTCAAAGGTTAGTAGAAAAGAAAATTCCTGGAAAAGGTTGGGAATTTATCGTATACAACAAAAATGATCAGATAGTATTGACTCAGGACTCGATGTAAAGGAGTAATAACAAATGGATGTTTTTTAGAACTGATGCTCTTTTAAGAACAACCTCCATTGGCATCTACTCAAACCCATTAATAACTAGCAGAATTGCTATGCAACAATATGTGAATAGTCATGCTGGTTTATTATATGAAAACAGAAACGGAGATTCTTCTTATTCAACTACAACTTTTCCAACGATTGAGCAAGGAACAACTATTTCCTACTTGGTCATAAATTACTATGATGATTACAACTTTAAACCTAACGGTCTATTAGAAACCTCGGTTCAATCTGACACGTCAAGCAATGTAAAGACATTACTTACTGGACGGAAAACATTCAAATATGACGGTTCGTCTCCTTTGCTTTCAGTATTTTATTATGATGATTTTGGAAGATTAATTCAATTAGCGGAACAGAATCATTTAAGCACTACAGGTACAGACTACGTCACAAATACTTACAATTTCATTGGAGAACTAGTTAATAGCAAAAGAGAACACACTCCATCTTCAACTACTAACCCTACTAATATTATAGTTTCCTATAAATATGATCATG from Sphingobacterium sp. BN32 harbors:
- a CDS encoding glycoside hydrolase family 88 protein; its protein translation is MGNSSVIFNGIISKRLLRNLLEPSDMRIKITSLIAASVSVLLFSMKPHQEGFIPEIFKKADRQYNYLTKEADALNKFPRTTKEGKLVGTDEWDWTGGFFPGSLWYLYHQTANENTKAEAIKWTEKLEKAKDLDQHHDIGFVMYCSYGNAIKYSKDPAKVKAYKDIIIHSSNTALKRFDEKVGVIKSWNEKKAWDNKTIWKYPVIIDNMMNLEMLCYTSDITGDPKYKEVAISHANQTMKYHFRPDYSTYHVVDYDKNGKALHRQTNQGYADNSTWARGQAWAIYGFTMMYRETKKTEYLKTAQNAAKFYINHPNLPSDKIPNWDFNAHQAGFKSDVDFTGRNISPVPRDASAAAIVASALIELSTFSKGSDKTLFLNFAKQSLKNLSSPEYFADYKTNGGFLLKHSVGSLPHNSEVDVPLSYADYYYLEALTRLQELK
- a CDS encoding DUF6443 domain-containing protein codes for the protein MTILKILFLGLTILNAQNPTLGKNYIISKQPLRPYKSFVEITGKPADSVRTQIIYFDGLGRPAQIVGWQASPLKKDLIQYFEYDSIGMERFEYLPYADQSGNTGSFKSNAKLNQSAYYSSGSWDVSVTKTSKPYAETIYENNTLKRIKQQGFPGEAWQPSNTRGATGRTLVYEYSTNLDDGIEGVKLWKIKSGNSGAESIKNYPAGSLYKTTYKDENWMSGKSGIREKFIDFKGQLVLNRVWKNDTKKIDTYYVYDDFGNLRYVIPPIFPGNIYSESDLVFKEQIYAYKYDSRQRLVEKKIPGKGWEFIVYNKNDQIVLTQDSM